TGCAGAGAAATTGGTTGGATCACTTAATGTCAATCCTTTTTCTTTTGCTCCAAGAAGAATCGCTTCACCGAGAGGATGTTCAGAACCTTTTTCAACAGAAGCTGCCATTCTTAAGACTTCGTCCCCATTAAAACCGTTGTATGGGATGACATCGGTTAATGAAGGTTTTCCCTTTGTTATCGTTCCGGTTTTATCCAAGACGATCGCATCTAACCGATGGGCTGTTTCAAGGGCTTCCCCACCTTTGATGAGTATTCCGTTTTCAGCCCCTTTTCCAACACCTACCATCAGGGAAGTAGGGGTAGCCAACCCTAATGCACAGGGACAAGCTATTATTAGTGTTGTGACAAATACGATTAAACCATAGATCAGGCTGGGCTGTGGCCCGAAATCATACCAGATAACAAAGGCGGCAACTGCCAAAATCATGACGATGGGAACAAAATATCCCGAAACCTTATCCACTACCCTTTGAATTGGAGCTTTGGTTCCCTGGGCATCCTGTACCATCCTGATAATCTGTGAAAGCATGGTGTCTTTCCCGACATTGGTAGCCTTAAACTTAAAGGAACCCGTCTTGTTGATTGTAGCGCCAATCACTTTGTCCCCCACTTGTTTTTCAACGGGAATGGGTTCCCCGGTGATCATGGATTCATCCACGGATGAGGAACCTTCTATGATTTCGCCGTCCACAGGAATTTTCTCTCCGGGCCTTACAAGAACAATATCTCCGATTTTCACTTCTTCCACGGGTATATCGATCTCTTCTCCATCTCTAAATACCCTTGCTGTTTTCGCTTGCAATCCCATTAATTTCTTAATGGCATCACTGGCCTGCCCCTTGGCCCGCAGTTCAAGGGCCAAACCCAACACCACTAAAGCAACCACGACAGTGGTGACATCATAAAAGACTTCGGCCAATTTTGCTTCTGGGAATATGCCGGGAAACAAAACGGCAACTGTTGAATACAACCAGGCAGCAGCGATTCCTATAGCAATCAAAGTGTTCATATCCGCACTTCTATGTTTAAACGCCGACCATGCGCCGGTAAAAAATTGTGATCCTCCCCAAATCATAACAGGTAAACTGATCACTCCAAGGCCCATCCAGACATACCTTCTGGTATCACTTCCCATCGGCATGCTTTCCCCAAAACCAAATAAGTCAGGATAACTGAAAATAATAACAGGAATAGAGATGATGGCGCTGATGATAAACTTAAGCATCAGCGTCTTATACTCTTTTTCAGTTGCATCTTGTTTGTTTGTTTCTTCTTTTTTTGTCTGATGGTCATGGTGCTTGTGCTCATGATCCATGGAGCTAGTGTTTTCATGATGATGGTGCTGGCCGTGATCATGGTGCTGATGGTTATCGTGATGATGATGATGCTCGTGTTTACTGTCTCCCTTTACCTTATATCCTGTTGATTCAATGGCTTCCCGAATCCCCGCCATATTGGTCTGGGAAGGAACGTACTCAATATGGGCTTCTCCTGATACCACGTTAACGGATGCTCCTAATACTCCAGGTTGTTTTTTTAAGGATCCTTCGATCTTATCAATGCAGGAAGCGCAACGAATTCCTTCCACCCCTATCTTTACTTTGCTGGCTCCCACATGACATCCTACTCTCTTTGCTTTCTGCAGGATGGTCGAAACATTTACCTTTTGTGGATCATAGGTTACTTTAACTTGCTGGGTATGACGGTTTACAATGGCCGTCTTCACTCCGTCCATACTTCTTAAAGCATCTTCCAGTTGTCCAGCACATTTCTTACAATCTACTTCGGCAATTGAAAAACGGAACTCCTCCCATTTGTTTTCATGGGAATGATGGCAACTTCCTTCTTCTGACTGATGAGTATGATGATTATGGCCCATAATGATTCACTCCTTTATAAAACTATACCCTGGTATGGTATTTGTTTTCATTTTATAGGTGTTTCCCTTTATTGTCAATAAGTTTTTTTAACAAAAAACAAAGCCGAATTCTTTTACCCGGCTCTGTTTCATGATGTCTTATTTCATCCCTTGATCAATCCATCTAAGGATGACATCTACCTCTTCCTCTGAAATTTTACTGAAAGTCCTCATCTGCCCATCCGGACCAATGGCTTTAGCCAATGTCCCGCTTTCCGCTTGAGCCTTTACTTTATCGGGTTTACTGAAATCCAATTCTGGCCTCATCCCGTTTTCTACAGCATGGCATGTGAGACAACGGGTAGCAATAATGGGTTCAACATCGGCATCGTATGTGGGGTTTTTAATGTCCCTAAACTTTCCGATATCATAAGGAAGTTCAGCCGTTAATTCCCCTCCAAACATTTTCGTTAGTTCCCGTGATACTTCATCCATTTTGGGCTTTAATTCATCATAGTTAAAGGTAAACTGTGGCGAGTCGATAAAAGGCTTTAATTTTTCATTGACAGCTACTCCCTCTGTTAATGGAATTTCAAAATATTGATCCGTTAAAATCTTTTCCATCTCAGCTGATGTTAGAAAACGGACAAACTCTTCTGCCTCTTCCTGATTTTCTGCATTGGTTATCTTTATGACCGCATTGTCCACCATCAGGGTTTTTCCATATTTTCCGGTAATCGGCGCAACTGTAATCGGATC
This is a stretch of genomic DNA from Microaerobacter geothermalis. It encodes these proteins:
- a CDS encoding heavy metal translocating P-type ATPase; translation: MGHNHHTHQSEEGSCHHSHENKWEEFRFSIAEVDCKKCAGQLEDALRSMDGVKTAIVNRHTQQVKVTYDPQKVNVSTILQKAKRVGCHVGASKVKIGVEGIRCASCIDKIEGSLKKQPGVLGASVNVVSGEAHIEYVPSQTNMAGIREAIESTGYKVKGDSKHEHHHHHDNHQHHDHGQHHHHENTSSMDHEHKHHDHQTKKEETNKQDATEKEYKTLMLKFIISAIISIPVIIFSYPDLFGFGESMPMGSDTRRYVWMGLGVISLPVMIWGGSQFFTGAWSAFKHRSADMNTLIAIGIAAAWLYSTVAVLFPGIFPEAKLAEVFYDVTTVVVALVVLGLALELRAKGQASDAIKKLMGLQAKTARVFRDGEEIDIPVEEVKIGDIVLVRPGEKIPVDGEIIEGSSSVDESMITGEPIPVEKQVGDKVIGATINKTGSFKFKATNVGKDTMLSQIIRMVQDAQGTKAPIQRVVDKVSGYFVPIVMILAVAAFVIWYDFGPQPSLIYGLIVFVTTLIIACPCALGLATPTSLMVGVGKGAENGILIKGGEALETAHRLDAIVLDKTGTITKGKPSLTDVIPYNGFNGDEVLRMAASVEKGSEHPLGEAILLGAKEKGLTLSDPTNFSAIPGHGVEATVDNRIILLGNKKLMNVRKIEIGDLEEQALQLSDKGKTPMYVAIDHQIAGIIAVADTVKEDSKEAIQALQAMGIEVIMLTGDNERTAKAIAKEVNIDRVLADVLPEEKAHNIMKLQSEGKVVAMVGDGINDAPALAQADVGLAIGTGTDVAIEASDITLIKGSLSGVVTAIKLSAATMRNIKQNLFGAFIYNALGLPVAAGLLYPFFGILLSPLIAAAAMAFSSVTVISNSLRLKRYTAK